The Pseudomonas triclosanedens genome has a window encoding:
- a CDS encoding YceK/YidQ family lipoprotein — translation MEMVRAAALPGGGSRGGVSGAIVAWPLADMLLSGMIDTLSLPCTHYRQHRDR, via the coding sequence ATGGAAATGGTGCGTGCCGCCGCCCTGCCCGGGGGCGGCTCGCGCGGTGGCGTCAGCGGTGCCATCGTGGCCTGGCCGCTGGCGGACATGCTGCTGTCAGGCATGATCGATACGCTGTCGTTGCCCTGTACGCACTACCGTCAGCATCGCGACCGGTAG
- a CDS encoding ABC transporter permease translates to MENFCNVFRESLANMLGKPLWLLMVLSVALTTLPYAHRTMDDLPVAVIDMDHSAVSRELVRLLDAAPKIATIGYDQLPEAQHDLAWRRLFGIVVIPLDFEKRVLRGEAVTVPIFGDATNRMANGQIQQDISATYGELSLRYNRERLMRGGFSETQANVLLQPAIGQLTDLFNPGTSFAAIVLPGLVTLILQHSLLLSCTRVNLNLRGGTPRSLRQPTSTRFGRYAAQLLIWTVLAMLFYVIWPWMMGYRQTASFFMLMGLVLPFLLAVIAMSEFIAELLPSEESVYLTMTFITLPLFYMAGFTWPPQAMPHWVQLLADAIPSTWAIRAVVEMNQMNLPLSAVADRILILFAMAAAYGLLGTLIYQYRNWRWDQLKGW, encoded by the coding sequence ATGGAGAACTTCTGTAACGTCTTCCGCGAATCCCTGGCCAACATGCTGGGCAAGCCGCTATGGCTGCTGATGGTATTGTCGGTGGCGCTGACTACGCTGCCCTATGCCCACCGCACGATGGACGACCTGCCGGTTGCGGTGATCGATATGGACCACAGCGCAGTATCGCGTGAGCTGGTGCGCCTGCTCGATGCGGCGCCGAAGATCGCGACCATCGGCTATGACCAGTTGCCCGAGGCCCAGCATGACCTGGCCTGGCGCAGACTGTTCGGCATCGTGGTGATTCCGCTGGACTTCGAAAAGCGCGTGCTGCGCGGCGAAGCGGTCACCGTACCGATCTTCGGCGACGCTACCAACCGCATGGCCAACGGGCAGATCCAGCAGGACATCAGCGCCACCTATGGCGAGCTGTCGTTGCGCTACAACCGCGAGCGGCTGATGCGCGGCGGTTTCTCCGAGACCCAGGCCAATGTCCTGCTGCAACCGGCGATCGGCCAGCTCACCGACCTGTTCAACCCCGGCACCAGCTTCGCCGCCATCGTCCTGCCGGGCCTGGTGACGCTGATCCTGCAGCACAGCCTGCTGCTGTCCTGCACGCGGGTGAACCTCAACCTGCGCGGCGGCACCCCCCGCTCGCTGCGCCAGCCGACTTCAACGCGGTTCGGCCGCTATGCCGCGCAGTTGCTGATCTGGACTGTGCTGGCGATGCTCTTCTACGTGATCTGGCCGTGGATGATGGGCTATCGGCAAACCGCGTCGTTCTTCATGCTGATGGGGCTGGTGCTGCCGTTCCTGCTGGCAGTGATCGCCATGAGCGAGTTCATCGCCGAACTGCTCCCTTCGGAGGAGTCGGTTTACCTGACCATGACCTTCATCACCCTGCCGCTGTTCTACATGGCCGGCTTCACCTGGCCGCCGCAGGCGATGCCGCACTGGGTGCAACTGCTGGCGGACGCGATTCCCTCCACTTGGGCGATCCGCGCGGTGGTGGAAATGAACCAGATGAACCTGCCGCTCTCCGCCGTGGCCGACCGCATCCTCATTCTCTTCGCGATGGCGGCGGCGTATGGTCTGTTGGGTACACTGATCTACCAGTACCGTAACTGGCGCTGGGATCAGCTCAAGGGATGGTGA
- a CDS encoding ABC transporter permease, with product MALEAVRRNLLRFAQAFGSETRVALRSWTIHWLGWLWPLLLFVVISGVYKAGTLLDMPVAVVDADHSSLSRRIVRELDAGSHAQVETLGGGLQEGLRRLRMADDYALLYIPRDFEADALAGRQPTAELYYNSLFYSAGFYSTQDFSGLMSSLNAELRPRLAAGMDRSMPPLASIAVAYESLFNASGNYIYFQQFAAIVHLLQLFVIVATVHVLAREAPELRASSPHILRAQALGARLLGKLAPYTLLFSTLLMVELFLLVTLNGARINGSPWWMLAITTCYVAAAQSVGLVLFIFTANRFSAYSLIGLLIGLAQTYSGVLLPELAMPPIARVISEAEPLTHTLHGLFDQFLRKAPAESGLYTCSKLLLYPLLAYMIAKMRLRRRLDLSPA from the coding sequence GTGGCACTGGAAGCAGTAAGACGCAATCTGCTGCGTTTCGCCCAGGCCTTCGGCAGCGAAACGCGGGTTGCCCTGCGTAGCTGGACCATCCACTGGCTCGGCTGGCTGTGGCCGTTGCTGCTGTTCGTGGTGATCAGCGGGGTGTACAAGGCCGGCACCCTGCTGGACATGCCCGTGGCTGTGGTCGACGCCGACCACAGCAGCCTGTCGCGGCGTATCGTTCGCGAGCTGGATGCCGGTTCCCACGCCCAGGTCGAGACCCTGGGCGGCGGTCTGCAGGAAGGTCTGCGGCGGCTGCGCATGGCCGACGATTACGCGCTGCTGTACATCCCGCGCGACTTCGAGGCCGACGCACTGGCTGGCCGCCAGCCGACCGCCGAGCTGTACTACAACTCGCTTTTCTACTCTGCCGGCTTCTATTCGACCCAGGACTTCAGCGGTCTGATGAGCTCGCTCAACGCAGAGCTGCGCCCGCGCCTGGCGGCCGGCATGGATCGCTCGATGCCGCCGCTGGCGAGCATTGCGGTCGCTTACGAAAGCCTGTTCAACGCCAGCGGCAACTACATCTACTTCCAACAGTTCGCCGCCATCGTGCACCTGCTGCAGTTGTTCGTGATCGTCGCCACGGTGCACGTGCTGGCGCGCGAGGCGCCCGAGCTGCGCGCGTCGTCGCCGCACATCCTGCGTGCCCAGGCGCTCGGCGCGCGGCTGCTCGGCAAGCTGGCCCCCTACACGCTGCTGTTCAGTACGCTGCTGATGGTGGAGCTGTTCCTGCTGGTGACGTTGAACGGCGCAAGGATCAACGGCAGCCCCTGGTGGATGCTGGCGATCACTACGTGCTACGTGGCGGCGGCTCAGAGCGTCGGGCTGGTGCTGTTCATCTTTACCGCCAACCGGTTCAGTGCCTATTCGCTGATCGGCCTGCTGATCGGCCTGGCACAGACCTATTCCGGCGTGCTGTTGCCGGAGCTGGCAATGCCGCCCATCGCCCGCGTGATCTCCGAGGCCGAGCCGTTGACCCATACGTTGCACGGGCTGTTCGACCAGTTCCTGCGCAAGGCTCCGGCGGAGTCGGGGTTGTATACCTGCAGCAAGCTGCTGCTCTACCCGCTGCTGGCCTACATGATCGCCAAGATGCGCCTGCGCCGGCGCCTCGACCTGAGCCCGGCCTGA
- a CDS encoding HlyD family secretion protein, with protein sequence MKGWKLFAPLLILVIIAITLYLRLHSQPLLLQGEADATNVIVASKAKGRVELLHVRRGDDVKQGQLLITLSSPELQAQLDSLRAARNQVQAQLDESLHGTREETLRALQASLSQAQAELRNAELDYQRNEELAGRGFVSQAQLDLSRRGRDVARNRVAEAQANLDEGTQGDREERRRALEAAVRRADAQILELQAQTDELNVVAPVDGEVGPIPAEQGELINAYSPLLTLVRLSDSYFVFNLREDILAGVRKGDKVSIQVPALGNAEVMAEVRYIAPLGDFATKRATRATGDFDLKTFEVRLYPETAVDGLRPGMSALWHWKQ encoded by the coding sequence ATGAAGGGATGGAAGCTGTTTGCGCCGCTGCTGATTCTGGTGATCATCGCCATCACCCTTTATCTCCGCCTGCACTCCCAGCCCCTGCTGCTGCAGGGCGAGGCGGATGCCACCAATGTCATCGTCGCGTCCAAGGCCAAGGGCCGCGTCGAACTGCTGCATGTGCGGCGTGGTGACGATGTGAAGCAGGGCCAGTTGCTGATCACCCTCAGCAGCCCGGAGCTGCAGGCCCAACTGGACTCGCTGCGCGCCGCGCGCAACCAGGTGCAGGCGCAGCTCGACGAGTCGCTGCACGGCACCCGCGAGGAGACCCTGCGCGCGCTCCAGGCCAGCCTGTCCCAGGCCCAGGCGGAACTGCGCAACGCCGAGCTGGACTATCAGCGCAACGAAGAGCTGGCCGGGCGCGGCTTCGTTTCCCAGGCGCAGCTTGATCTTTCCCGCCGCGGCCGTGATGTGGCGCGCAACCGCGTCGCCGAGGCCCAGGCCAATCTCGACGAAGGCACCCAGGGCGACCGCGAGGAGCGTCGGCGTGCGCTGGAGGCGGCAGTACGCCGGGCCGATGCGCAGATTCTGGAGCTACAGGCGCAGACCGATGAGCTGAACGTGGTGGCGCCAGTGGATGGCGAGGTCGGGCCGATCCCGGCGGAGCAGGGCGAGCTGATCAACGCCTACAGCCCGCTGCTTACGCTGGTGAGGCTGTCGGACAGCTATTTCGTCTTCAACCTGCGCGAAGACATCCTGGCCGGGGTGCGCAAGGGCGACAAAGTGTCGATCCAGGTTCCGGCGCTGGGCAATGCCGAGGTGATGGCCGAGGTGCGCTACATAGCGCCGCTGGGCGACTTCGCCACCAAGCGCGCGACCCGCGCCACTGGCGATTTCGACTTGAAGACCTTCGAGGTCCGGCTGTACCCCGAAACGGCGGTGGATGGACTGCGGCCAGGGATGAGCGCGCTGTGGCACTGGAAGCAGTAA
- a CDS encoding phosphate-starvation-inducible protein PsiE, translating to MKLDWAERLRERMHGCAESLGNLLVEGFHYLALFAIGGTVFWSAAAAFGGMVSKGHASIDDILLLFIYLELGAMVGIYFKTNHMPVRFLIYVAMTALTRLMIADIQHNHVPDDGIILVSVALLLLALAILVVRYASSRFPSPASPSRGGERDLISDDER from the coding sequence ATGAAACTGGACTGGGCCGAGCGCCTGCGCGAACGGATGCACGGCTGTGCCGAATCCCTGGGCAACCTGCTGGTGGAGGGCTTCCATTACCTGGCGCTGTTCGCCATTGGCGGTACGGTGTTCTGGTCGGCTGCCGCGGCCTTCGGCGGTATGGTCAGCAAGGGGCACGCGAGCATCGACGATATCCTGCTGCTGTTCATCTACCTCGAACTGGGCGCGATGGTCGGGATCTACTTCAAGACCAACCATATGCCGGTGCGCTTCCTGATCTATGTGGCAATGACCGCGCTGACCCGCCTGATGATCGCCGACATCCAGCACAACCATGTGCCCGATGACGGCATCATCCTTGTCTCCGTGGCGCTGCTGTTGCTGGCGCTGGCGATACTGGTGGTGCGCTATGCGTCTTCGCGCTTTCCCTCTCCGGCGTCGCCCTCGCGCGGTGGCGAACGCGATCTGATCAGCGACGACGAGCGCTGA
- a CDS encoding DUF3509 domain-containing protein, with product MESPFQVLTDAFQEQYRVNFSLERPDGSIVLTLSTDDGVAARRLIRNTQLQDPEQLQRFIQSIRFGIAIEQGGTAPQLLATMTGGLPIAS from the coding sequence ATGGAAAGTCCCTTCCAGGTACTGACAGACGCCTTTCAGGAACAGTATCGAGTCAACTTCAGCCTCGAACGCCCCGACGGCAGCATCGTCCTCACCCTCTCCACCGACGACGGCGTCGCCGCCCGCCGGCTGATCCGCAACACGCAATTGCAGGATCCGGAGCAACTGCAGCGCTTCATCCAGAGCATTCGCTTCGGCATCGCCATCGAACAGGGCGGCACCGCGCCACAACTGCTGGCGACCATGACGGGCGGCCTGCCCATCGCATCCTGA
- a CDS encoding YebG family protein, which yields MAVEVVYRSSRDPERLFMDKAEADRHDKMLELAETLADVLQKAVPSLKEEQVEEIGIFMAKNRDAFARAFKNQPDALSEIFSEAAAEE from the coding sequence ATGGCCGTCGAAGTGGTGTACCGCAGCAGCCGCGATCCGGAGCGCCTGTTCATGGATAAGGCAGAAGCCGACCGGCACGACAAGATGCTGGAGCTGGCGGAAACGCTGGCCGATGTGCTGCAGAAGGCGGTGCCTTCGCTGAAGGAGGAGCAGGTCGAGGAGATCGGCATCTTCATGGCCAAGAACCGCGACGCCTTCGCCCGCGCCTTCAAGAACCAGCCCGACGCGCTGAGCGAAATCTTCAGCGAAGCTGCCGCCGAAGAGTAA
- a CDS encoding Glu/Leu/Phe/Val dehydrogenase family protein produces MFDMMEATRLESLHLAQDPATGLKAIIAIHNSRLGPALGGCRYLPYPSHDAALRDAARLAQGMSYKAALAGLRQGGGKAVIIRSPHVNNRGELFEAFGRFVDSLGGAYITAVDSGTSSADMDCIAQYTRHVTSTTSGGDPSPHTALGVFSGIRASAQARLGSDDLEGLRVAIQGLGHVGYALAEHLAAAGAELLVSDIDPGKVQLAVEQLGARPVPNEALLTTPCDILAPCGLGGVLTSQVVGHLRCAAVAGAANNQLAQPEVADELEGRGILYAPDYVINSGGLIYVALQHQGEQLPTITAHLARIAERLTEVYAHAQADHLSPARIADKLAERILYGEYSGH; encoded by the coding sequence ATGTTCGACATGATGGAAGCCACCCGGCTCGAGTCGCTGCATCTCGCCCAGGACCCGGCCACGGGACTCAAGGCCATCATCGCCATCCACAACTCCCGGTTGGGACCGGCGCTGGGTGGCTGCCGCTACCTGCCTTACCCCAGCCATGACGCCGCCCTGCGCGATGCCGCGCGCCTGGCCCAGGGCATGAGCTACAAGGCTGCGCTGGCCGGATTGCGCCAGGGTGGTGGAAAGGCAGTGATCATCCGTTCGCCGCATGTGAACAACCGGGGCGAGCTGTTCGAGGCCTTCGGCCGCTTCGTCGACTCGCTCGGCGGTGCCTACATCACTGCGGTAGACAGCGGCACCTCCAGCGCGGACATGGACTGTATCGCCCAGTACACCCGGCATGTCACCAGCACCACCAGCGGCGGCGATCCTTCACCGCATACCGCCCTTGGTGTGTTCTCCGGCATTCGCGCCAGCGCCCAGGCGCGGTTGGGCAGCGACGATCTGGAGGGCCTGCGTGTCGCGATCCAGGGGCTGGGGCATGTCGGTTACGCGCTGGCCGAGCATCTGGCAGCAGCGGGCGCGGAGCTGCTGGTGAGCGACATCGACCCCGGCAAGGTGCAACTGGCCGTGGAGCAACTGGGCGCGCGCCCGGTACCCAACGAGGCGCTACTCACCACGCCGTGCGACATACTCGCCCCGTGCGGCCTGGGCGGCGTGCTGACCTCGCAGGTCGTAGGACACCTGCGCTGTGCGGCGGTGGCGGGCGCGGCCAACAACCAGCTGGCGCAGCCGGAAGTCGCCGACGAACTGGAAGGGCGCGGCATCCTGTATGCGCCGGACTACGTGATCAACTCCGGCGGCCTGATCTACGTCGCCTTGCAGCACCAGGGCGAGCAGTTGCCGACCATCACCGCGCATCTGGCGAGGATCGCCGAGAGGCTCACCGAGGTCTACGCCCACGCCCAGGCCGATCACCTGTCGCCGGCGCGAATCGCCGACAAGCTGGCTGAGCGGATTCTCTATGGGGAGTACTCGGGGCATTGA
- a CDS encoding SirB1 family protein, whose product MDPRQACLACLAQDPPALFEAALWIAAEHEPHQPPAQAQRLLDTLLHQVAVALPSTSDAERAQALLRRLSELGFAEDDALPLQPRAALLPHVLQRRHGQPLSLALIALELARLHGIALVGVNFPGRFLLRVPGADHLLDPATGRRIYTRDCRDLLVRQLGAQAELSAAHLKTASAADMLQRLSRNLRQLHLGVGEPLAALKDAQRVLELGPPTASDHLARADLYHTLDCPQAERYDLERAMLLSDDSAEQLRLARRLADISVPPKALH is encoded by the coding sequence ATGGACCCGCGCCAAGCCTGCCTCGCCTGTCTCGCCCAGGATCCACCCGCTCTGTTCGAGGCGGCGCTGTGGATCGCCGCCGAACACGAGCCGCACCAGCCGCCGGCGCAGGCGCAGCGCCTGCTCGACACGCTGCTGCATCAGGTTGCGGTGGCACTGCCTTCGACCAGCGATGCCGAACGGGCGCAAGCGCTGCTGCGCCGGCTGAGCGAACTGGGCTTCGCCGAAGACGACGCCCTCCCCCTGCAACCGCGCGCCGCGCTGCTCCCCCATGTGCTGCAACGCCGCCACGGACAGCCGCTGTCACTGGCGCTGATCGCTCTGGAGCTGGCACGCCTGCACGGTATCGCGCTGGTTGGGGTGAATTTTCCCGGACGCTTCCTGCTGCGCGTCCCCGGCGCCGACCACCTGCTCGATCCCGCCACCGGCCGTCGCATCTATACCCGCGACTGCCGCGACCTGCTGGTTCGCCAGTTGGGCGCACAGGCCGAGTTGTCCGCCGCCCACCTGAAAACCGCCAGCGCCGCCGACATGCTGCAACGCCTGTCACGCAACCTGCGACAGTTGCACCTGGGTGTGGGCGAGCCGCTGGCCGCGCTCAAGGATGCACAACGGGTACTGGAGCTGGGTCCGCCCACCGCGAGCGATCACCTGGCCCGCGCCGATCTCTATCACACCCTCGATTGCCCCCAGGCCGAGCGCTACGACCTGGAGCGCGCGATGCTGCTCAGCGACGACAGCGCCGAGCAACTGCGCCTGGCCCGTCGGCTGGCGGACATCAGCGTACCGCCCAAGGCATTGCACTGA
- a CDS encoding LuxR C-terminal-related transcriptional regulator, which translates to MSTIALHRAALPRLPRQHLPRERLHASLSAAECRLRLLVAPPGCGKTVLMSECARLAPVGIRVVWLGLGGRSLEPAQFCERLGEALGVPWAGEDALCAWLETASEPTWLMLDDYPRAPDAALDDCFDRLLAVASPQIGWWLASRRRPLCNLTRLLLEGELLEVGAANLALTQYELDRYLQADGLEWPQAQRESLHDSTQGWFAGVRLRLLSMGSDGLAPCATQLAETGGALLQDYLQREVLATLPAALAETLCALAYIPRFNRELSDYLFDEPGQGLDGLLGWGALIEPVDNTQHWFRVAPMVAPALASLSRWPAATLHRRACQWFTQGGEIHSAFEHSLLADEPDVSASLLQGFTEEQLLHGCNVDRVLRLREMMPAELLCSTPRLLILNAWTLLFVGRLDDVEALLAGFTRFLPMPGARRQRALIAQWQGLNGVLNHARGRMGAGEQLREALEHLPEDAWAQTLICLSALTQQAQADGRLAEARLINRDALKLARLHGSLTFEALLELDRAQWLEQRGELQRADALLARVQEYLDETRVAGNAMAGRVALRRGWLCLRQGRDEEARELFISGLIETRRSHDPSLIYGFTGLAWLDALDGDTEGAFNRLIEVERLMQLQHVPEPMYRGPLLLASGALNLRQGRPGPAREVLQRVAARYRIDRLTPPAAAPDQILQVEHHLALAELYDGEVEGARQRLQAMLPDLLRQGRHTLACDVWLALAETHYIGGNLDEARQALDDGVALAQRFGLLATLRETQRRQPALFGLRPGTGEVPAHNLLSLRELSVLELIARGCSNLEIGERLYISLHTVKTHARRINGKLGVERRTQAVARAKELGLLKI; encoded by the coding sequence ATGTCGACAATCGCCCTGCACCGCGCGGCGCTGCCGCGCCTGCCACGCCAGCACCTGCCCCGCGAACGGCTGCATGCCAGCCTGAGCGCCGCCGAATGCCGCCTTCGCCTGCTCGTGGCGCCACCCGGCTGTGGCAAGACGGTGCTGATGAGCGAGTGCGCCCGCCTGGCGCCGGTGGGCATCCGGGTTGTCTGGCTGGGGTTGGGGGGCCGCTCGCTGGAACCCGCGCAGTTCTGCGAGCGCCTGGGCGAAGCGCTGGGCGTGCCGTGGGCCGGCGAGGATGCCCTGTGTGCCTGGCTGGAGACTGCCAGCGAGCCGACCTGGCTGATGCTCGACGACTATCCGCGCGCACCCGATGCAGCACTGGATGACTGCTTCGACCGCCTGCTCGCCGTGGCCTCGCCACAGATCGGCTGGTGGCTGGCCAGCCGGCGCCGGCCACTGTGCAACCTGACCCGCCTGTTGCTCGAAGGCGAACTGCTGGAGGTGGGCGCCGCGAATCTCGCCCTGACCCAGTACGAGCTGGATCGCTATCTACAAGCGGACGGCCTGGAGTGGCCGCAAGCCCAGCGCGAATCGCTGCACGACTCGACCCAGGGCTGGTTCGCCGGTGTACGCCTGCGCCTGCTGAGCATGGGCAGCGACGGCCTGGCACCGTGCGCCACGCAACTGGCGGAAACCGGTGGCGCGCTGTTGCAGGATTACCTGCAGCGCGAGGTCCTGGCGACGTTGCCGGCGGCGCTGGCGGAAACGCTCTGCGCCCTGGCCTACATCCCGCGCTTCAACCGCGAATTGAGCGACTACCTGTTCGACGAACCGGGCCAGGGGTTGGACGGGCTGCTTGGCTGGGGCGCACTGATCGAACCGGTGGACAACACGCAGCACTGGTTCCGCGTGGCGCCGATGGTCGCGCCGGCGCTGGCCAGCCTGTCGCGCTGGCCGGCGGCGACCCTGCATCGGCGTGCGTGCCAGTGGTTTACCCAGGGCGGCGAAATCCACTCGGCGTTCGAGCATTCGCTGCTCGCCGACGAGCCCGATGTATCGGCCAGCCTGTTGCAGGGATTCACCGAGGAGCAGTTGCTGCACGGCTGCAATGTCGACCGGGTACTGCGGCTGCGCGAGATGATGCCTGCCGAACTGCTGTGCAGTACACCGCGCCTGCTTATCCTCAATGCCTGGACGCTGCTGTTCGTCGGCCGGCTGGACGACGTGGAAGCGCTGCTCGCCGGCTTTACCCGCTTCCTGCCGATGCCCGGCGCGCGCCGCCAGCGCGCGCTGATCGCCCAGTGGCAGGGGCTTAATGGCGTGCTCAACCACGCCAGGGGACGCATGGGGGCTGGCGAACAGTTGCGCGAGGCGCTGGAGCACCTGCCGGAGGATGCCTGGGCGCAGACGCTGATCTGCCTCTCGGCGCTGACCCAGCAGGCCCAGGCCGATGGACGGCTGGCGGAGGCCCGGCTGATCAACCGCGATGCCCTCAAGCTGGCGCGGCTGCATGGCAGCCTGACCTTCGAAGCGCTGCTGGAACTCGACCGCGCCCAATGGCTGGAACAGCGCGGCGAGCTGCAGCGCGCCGATGCGTTGCTGGCACGAGTACAGGAGTACCTCGACGAAACACGCGTGGCCGGCAACGCCATGGCCGGCCGCGTGGCCTTGCGCCGCGGCTGGCTGTGCCTGCGCCAGGGCCGCGACGAGGAAGCGCGGGAGCTGTTCATCTCCGGCCTCATCGAAACCCGCCGCAGCCACGACCCGAGCCTGATCTACGGATTCACCGGCCTGGCCTGGCTGGACGCCCTCGACGGCGACACCGAAGGCGCATTCAACCGCCTGATCGAGGTGGAGAGGCTGATGCAACTGCAACACGTGCCGGAGCCGATGTATCGCGGCCCGCTGCTGCTGGCCAGTGGCGCGCTGAATCTGCGCCAGGGGCGTCCGGGGCCGGCGCGCGAAGTGCTGCAGCGAGTTGCCGCACGTTACCGGATCGATCGTCTGACACCTCCGGCCGCGGCGCCGGACCAGATTCTCCAGGTCGAGCATCACCTGGCGCTGGCGGAACTGTACGACGGTGAGGTCGAAGGCGCACGGCAGCGCCTGCAGGCGATGCTGCCGGATCTGTTGCGCCAGGGGCGCCATACGCTGGCCTGCGATGTCTGGCTGGCTCTGGCTGAAACCCATTACATCGGCGGCAACCTGGACGAAGCGCGGCAGGCGCTCGACGACGGCGTGGCACTGGCGCAGCGTTTCGGTCTGCTTGCCACCCTGCGCGAGACCCAGCGTCGCCAACCCGCCCTGTTCGGCCTGCGCCCTGGAACGGGGGAGGTGCCCGCTCACAACCTCCTGAGCCTGCGCGAACTGTCGGTGCTGGAGCTGATCGCGCGGGGCTGTTCGAACCTGGAGATCGGCGAGCGGCTCTATATCTCGCTGCATACGGTGAAAACCCATGCCCGGCGGATAAACGGCAAGCTCGGCGTAGAGCGCCGTACCCAGGCGGTGGCGCGGGCGAAGGAGCTGGGGCTGCTGAAGATCTGA
- a CDS encoding DUF1329 domain-containing protein, translated as MRTTRILQCGALALSLLSCGVMAAVSADDVAKLGTSLTPMGSQKEGNADGSIPAWTGGISRTAGKLDAKGFLSDPFAGEKPLFTITAQNAEQYKDKLSAGQMAMFKRYPQTYKIPVYTSHRTFALPDEIYGSIKRSAEFVQPINDGNGLENFEKSRYYAFPIPKNGVQALWNHLTRYHGGNISRTVVQVVPQTNGSYTPIRFEESIAVPQNITDQDASKTGNILTYFKQQVTAPARLAGNVLLVHETLDQVKEPRLAWIYNAGQRRVRRAPQVAYDGPGTASDGMRTSDNYDMFSGAPDRYDWKLVGKREMYIPYNSYRLNSPDLKYDDIVKPGHINQDLTRYELHRVWEVVGTLKSGERNIYATRHFYLDEDSWQIAESELYDGRGQLWRVGEGHSMTFYTELATGYAAESLYDVLAGRYVTFGLNNEERRGYQFGIKASMADFTPAALRNTGVR; from the coding sequence ATGAGAACGACACGAATCCTTCAATGCGGCGCGCTGGCACTGAGCCTGTTGTCCTGCGGCGTGATGGCGGCCGTCTCCGCCGATGATGTGGCCAAGCTGGGTACCAGCCTGACGCCGATGGGCTCGCAGAAGGAAGGCAACGCCGACGGCAGCATCCCGGCCTGGACCGGCGGCATCTCCCGCACGGCCGGCAAGCTTGACGCCAAGGGCTTCCTCTCCGACCCGTTCGCTGGCGAGAAACCGCTGTTCACCATCACCGCGCAGAATGCCGAGCAGTACAAGGACAAACTGTCCGCCGGGCAGATGGCGATGTTCAAGCGCTACCCGCAGACCTACAAGATCCCGGTATACACCAGCCATCGCACCTTCGCGCTGCCCGACGAGATCTATGGCTCGATCAAGCGTAGCGCCGAGTTCGTCCAGCCGATCAACGACGGCAATGGCCTGGAAAACTTCGAGAAAAGCCGCTACTACGCCTTCCCGATTCCGAAGAACGGCGTACAGGCGCTGTGGAACCACCTGACCCGTTACCACGGCGGTAACATCTCGCGCACCGTGGTGCAGGTAGTGCCGCAGACCAACGGCAGCTACACTCCGATCCGCTTCGAAGAATCGATCGCGGTGCCGCAGAACATCACGGACCAGGACGCCAGCAAGACCGGCAACATCCTCACCTACTTCAAGCAGCAGGTAACGGCTCCGGCGCGCCTGGCCGGTAACGTCCTGCTGGTCCACGAAACCCTGGACCAGGTGAAGGAGCCGCGCCTGGCGTGGATCTACAACGCCGGGCAGCGCCGAGTGCGCCGTGCCCCGCAGGTAGCCTACGATGGTCCGGGCACCGCTTCCGACGGCATGCGCACCTCCGACAACTACGACATGTTCTCCGGCGCGCCGGACCGCTACGACTGGAAACTGGTGGGCAAGCGCGAAATGTACATTCCGTACAACAGCTATCGCCTGAACTCGCCGGACCTCAAGTACGATGACATCGTCAAGCCGGGCCACATCAACCAGGACCTGACCCGCTACGAGTTGCACCGCGTGTGGGAAGTCGTGGGCACCCTCAAGTCCGGCGAGCGCAACATCTACGCTACCCGCCACTTCTACCTCGACGAGGACAGTTGGCAGATCGCCGAATCCGAGCTGTACGACGGTCGCGGCCAACTGTGGCGCGTCGGTGAAGGCCATAGCATGACCTTCTACACCGAGCTGGCCACCGGCTACGCAGCCGAGTCGCTGTACGACGTTCTCGCCGGCCGCTACGTGACCTTTGGCCTGAACAACGAAGAGCGGCGTGGCTACCAGTTCGGCATCAAGGCCAGCATGGCCGACTTCACTCCGGCGGCACTGCGCAATACCGGCGTGCGCTGA